Proteins from one Nakamurella multipartita DSM 44233 genomic window:
- a CDS encoding TetR/AcrR family transcriptional regulator, whose amino-acid sequence MTQDEVRYGTQRAAAARNRAVILDAAHDLLADNPNASMNEIAKRAGVGAGTLYRHFPTREDLLLAAYRHDVQRLVDSVADRLATLPPRQAFERWFEDLAGYIRVKHGLGEALHTAAAQEAINETYEPVTAAIGQLLRAAERSGEVRAGLDPGDVLLLMGFLWRIPPGPGRAEQSRRLIAVVFDGLSPDQPGDDDRSGTRRRS is encoded by the coding sequence GTGACCCAGGACGAGGTGCGGTACGGCACCCAGCGAGCCGCGGCGGCGCGTAACCGAGCGGTGATCCTGGACGCCGCCCACGACCTGCTGGCGGACAACCCGAACGCGTCGATGAACGAGATCGCCAAGCGGGCCGGCGTCGGCGCCGGCACCCTGTACCGGCACTTCCCCACCCGGGAGGACCTGCTACTGGCCGCCTACCGGCACGACGTGCAGCGGTTGGTGGATTCGGTCGCCGACCGGCTGGCCACCCTGCCGCCCCGGCAGGCCTTCGAGCGCTGGTTCGAGGACCTGGCCGGTTACATCCGGGTCAAGCACGGCCTCGGCGAGGCCCTGCACACCGCGGCCGCCCAGGAAGCGATCAACGAGACCTACGAGCCGGTCACCGCGGCGATCGGCCAACTCCTGCGGGCCGCCGAGCGCAGCGGCGAGGTGCGCGCAGGGCTGGACCCCGGGGACGTCCTGCTGCTGATGGGATTCCTGTGGCGGATCCCACCGGGTCCGGGTCGCGCCGAGCAGAGCCGCCGGCTCATCGCCGTCGTTTTCGACGGACTGTCCCCCGACCAACCCGGCGACGACGACCGCTCGGGCACCCGCCGGCGGTCATGA
- a CDS encoding aldo/keto reductase: MDYVKLGTTGLDVSPIAIGAMTYGDPGRGHPVWSLDEERSRPLIKHALEAGITFFDTANMYSQGSSEEILGRALRDFADRDEVVIATKLRHPMRSGPNGKGLSRKAIMIEVEHSLRRLGTDYIDLYQIHRNDHRTPLTETLEALHDLVKAGKVRYLGASSMPAWEFAKALHTQQAHGWARFVTMQDHYNLLHREEEREMIPLCLDEGVGTIVWSPLARGRLARPWAQAKSTDRGRSDPFADLLYLPQNEASDRATIDAVGRVAQARGISRAQVALAWLHAQPVVTAPLVGASSIGQIDEAVASLQIELEAGELRELQAHYTPRHDFQGISEDAELQAIMERMPQFTTAR; the protein is encoded by the coding sequence ATGGACTACGTCAAGCTCGGAACCACCGGATTGGACGTCTCGCCGATTGCGATCGGTGCGATGACCTACGGCGACCCCGGCCGTGGGCACCCGGTCTGGTCGCTGGACGAGGAACGCAGCCGCCCACTGATCAAGCACGCGCTGGAAGCCGGCATCACGTTCTTCGACACGGCCAACATGTACTCCCAGGGTTCGAGCGAGGAGATCCTCGGGCGCGCGCTGCGCGATTTCGCCGACCGCGACGAGGTGGTCATCGCGACCAAACTGCGGCACCCGATGCGCTCGGGGCCGAACGGAAAGGGACTGTCCCGCAAGGCGATCATGATCGAGGTCGAGCACTCGCTGCGCCGGCTGGGCACCGACTACATCGACCTGTACCAGATCCACCGCAACGATCACCGCACGCCGCTGACCGAAACCCTGGAAGCCCTGCACGATCTGGTGAAGGCGGGCAAGGTCCGGTACCTGGGCGCCTCCTCGATGCCGGCCTGGGAGTTCGCCAAGGCGTTGCACACGCAACAGGCGCACGGCTGGGCGCGGTTCGTCACCATGCAGGACCACTACAACCTGCTGCATCGCGAGGAGGAACGGGAGATGATCCCGCTCTGCCTGGACGAGGGGGTCGGCACCATCGTGTGGAGCCCGCTGGCCCGGGGGCGGCTGGCCCGGCCGTGGGCGCAGGCCAAGTCCACCGACCGCGGTCGCAGCGACCCGTTCGCCGACCTGCTCTACCTTCCCCAGAACGAGGCCTCCGACCGGGCCACCATCGACGCCGTCGGCCGGGTCGCGCAGGCCCGTGGGATCAGCCGGGCCCAGGTCGCGCTCGCCTGGCTGCACGCCCAACCGGTGGTCACCGCACCGCTGGTCGGGGCCAGCAGCATCGGCCAGATCGACGAGGCCGTCGCCTCCCTGCAGATCGAGCTGGAGGCCGGCGAGCTGCGGGAACTGCAGGCGCACTACACGCCTCGGCACGACTTCCAGGGCATCTCCGAGGACGCCGAGCTGCAGGCCATCATGGAGCGGATGCCTCAGTTCACCACCGCGCGCTGA
- a CDS encoding Rv1733c family protein, whose translation MGDRAGRPANRWPLALRVWGNPVARGADRAEALLIIGLTLIWLLSVPVIATVASAEWTSVDARVAADQSADVAVVAVLQADAPPLTAGDAHAPSLTSPTAPAIWLGRDGQSAHGMVTVPAGARAGQRVTIWLDPAGAVVDRPMTTQVAAGLVVLAALGGWVGLGVVFAGVWWTARVVLNRHRAQLWEQGWTNLEAGLSPQ comes from the coding sequence ATGGGTGATCGTGCGGGTCGTCCGGCCAATCGGTGGCCGCTGGCGCTGCGGGTCTGGGGCAACCCGGTGGCCCGCGGCGCCGACCGGGCCGAGGCCCTGTTGATCATCGGACTGACCCTGATCTGGTTGCTCAGCGTGCCGGTCATCGCGACGGTGGCCAGCGCGGAGTGGACCAGCGTCGACGCCCGGGTGGCCGCCGACCAGTCCGCCGACGTGGCCGTCGTTGCCGTGCTCCAGGCCGACGCGCCGCCGCTGACCGCCGGCGACGCCCACGCCCCGTCCCTCACATCGCCCACGGCGCCGGCGATCTGGCTCGGGCGGGACGGGCAGTCGGCTCACGGGATGGTGACCGTGCCGGCCGGGGCTCGGGCCGGTCAGCGCGTCACGATCTGGCTGGACCCGGCCGGCGCCGTGGTCGATCGGCCGATGACCACGCAGGTGGCGGCCGGGCTCGTGGTGCTGGCCGCGCTGGGTGGCTGGGTCGGCCTGGGCGTGGTGTTCGCCGGGGTGTGGTGGACCGCCCGGGTGGTGTTGAACCGCCACCGGGCCCAGCTCTGGGAGCAGGGCTGGACGAACTTGGAGGCCGGCCTCAGCCCGCAGTGA
- a CDS encoding CopG family transcriptional regulator, with product MAEIEKTEKITINLGLVDLGEIDLLVGEGFYANRTDFIRSAIRRQLETRSGAVKDTVARRTLELGSVQYTRAQLEQLRAQGKTVHLRVLGLGSIANDVSPELALATIESVEVLGAFRASREVKAALASRTV from the coding sequence ATGGCCGAGATCGAAAAGACGGAAAAGATCACCATCAATCTGGGGTTGGTCGATCTCGGCGAGATCGACCTGCTGGTGGGCGAAGGGTTTTACGCCAACCGCACCGATTTCATCCGATCGGCCATTCGCCGGCAACTGGAAACCCGGTCGGGTGCGGTCAAGGACACCGTCGCCCGGCGCACGCTCGAACTGGGGTCGGTGCAATACACCCGCGCCCAGCTCGAACAGCTCCGCGCGCAGGGAAAGACCGTGCACCTGCGGGTGCTGGGTCTGGGCAGCATCGCCAACGATGTCTCCCCCGAACTGGCCCTGGCCACCATCGAATCCGTGGAAGTCCTGGGCGCGTTCCGCGCGTCCCGGGAAGTCAAGGC
- a CDS encoding helix-turn-helix transcriptional regulator, protein MTTDGNLREFLVSRRARLDPAELGLPPSSTTRRRRGLRREEVAALAGVSVDYYARLEQGRVGAVSDQVLSAIEGALRLDELERRHLRALVAGQARRPTTAPAGQPSSRPGLRAGLRELVAALDPIPAMVQNRRMDVLAINRAGSVLLADFPAMPARDRNILRWLFLDLSTRTRYPDWEEVASMTVASLRAAREPGRPDEQLERLVGELSVASPQFAAWWADYRLHQHSHGPKRIFHEAVGVLDLRYESLDIPRSGGQTLTLYTAAAGSPADEKLRILLSWDASTVLPDTAVSDTEVSDTAVSDTAVSDTAVPE, encoded by the coding sequence GTGACCACGGACGGCAACCTGCGCGAGTTCCTGGTGTCGCGGCGGGCCCGCCTCGACCCGGCCGAGCTGGGCCTGCCGCCCTCCTCCACCACCCGCCGCCGGCGCGGCCTGCGCCGGGAGGAGGTGGCCGCGCTGGCCGGGGTGAGCGTGGACTACTACGCCCGACTGGAGCAGGGACGAGTCGGCGCCGTGTCCGATCAGGTCCTGTCCGCCATCGAGGGCGCACTGCGGCTGGACGAACTGGAACGTCGGCACCTGCGGGCCCTGGTGGCCGGGCAGGCCCGCCGCCCGACGACCGCTCCCGCCGGCCAGCCCTCGTCCCGACCCGGTCTCCGCGCGGGGCTGCGCGAGCTGGTCGCCGCGCTGGACCCGATCCCGGCCATGGTCCAGAACCGGCGGATGGACGTGCTGGCCATCAACCGCGCCGGTTCGGTGCTGCTGGCCGATTTCCCCGCGATGCCCGCACGGGATCGCAACATCCTGCGCTGGCTGTTCCTGGATCTCAGCACCCGTACCCGGTATCCCGATTGGGAAGAGGTGGCCTCGATGACGGTGGCATCGCTGCGAGCGGCCCGGGAGCCGGGCCGGCCGGACGAGCAACTCGAGCGGCTGGTCGGCGAATTGTCGGTCGCCTCACCGCAGTTCGCGGCCTGGTGGGCGGACTACCGGCTGCACCAGCACAGCCACGGACCCAAACGGATCTTCCATGAGGCGGTCGGTGTGCTGGACCTTCGCTACGAGTCGCTGGACATCCCGCGGTCCGGCGGCCAGACCCTCACCCTGTACACGGCGGCCGCCGGTTCCCCGGCCGACGAGAAGCTGCGGATCCTGCTCAGCTGGGACGCCAGCACCGTGCTCCCCGACACCGCAGTTTCCGACACCGAAGTTTCCGACACCGCAGTTTCCGACACCGCAGTTTCCGACACCGCCGTCCCGGAGTAG
- a CDS encoding oxidoreductase: MSKTWFITGANRGFGQEIARTALQAGDRVVATARQPEQIRAALSGDEDQLLAVHLDVTDPASIQAAVGAAVDRFGRIDVLINNAGYGQLGVFEEITPEQIERQFATNVFGVFDVTRAVLPTLRRQRSGHIVTIASISGIVGGAGSTIYGASKFAVTGWSEGLAEELQPFGIRVTVVHPGMFRTDFLDPSSVSHGAQSIEDYRAGADDRRAWLDRMNHAQLGDPARFGPAIAHLVALADPPVRVGLGSDAIAAFTERADQLTGSVTEYGELTRSTDLAPA; this comes from the coding sequence ATGAGCAAAACGTGGTTCATCACCGGCGCCAACCGCGGTTTCGGCCAGGAGATCGCGCGCACCGCCCTGCAGGCCGGCGACCGCGTGGTGGCCACCGCCCGGCAGCCGGAGCAGATTCGGGCCGCTCTGTCCGGGGACGAGGACCAGTTGCTGGCCGTCCACCTCGACGTGACCGACCCGGCCAGCATCCAGGCCGCGGTCGGGGCGGCGGTCGACCGCTTCGGGCGGATCGACGTGCTGATCAACAACGCCGGCTACGGGCAGCTCGGGGTGTTCGAGGAGATCACGCCCGAGCAGATCGAGCGGCAGTTCGCGACCAACGTGTTCGGCGTCTTCGACGTCACCCGGGCGGTGCTGCCGACCCTGCGCCGGCAACGTTCCGGGCACATCGTCACCATCGCCTCCATCTCCGGCATCGTCGGCGGCGCCGGGTCGACCATCTACGGGGCCAGCAAGTTCGCGGTGACCGGCTGGTCCGAGGGCCTCGCCGAGGAACTCCAGCCGTTCGGGATCAGGGTGACCGTGGTGCACCCGGGCATGTTCCGCACGGACTTCCTGGACCCCAGCTCGGTCAGCCACGGCGCGCAGTCCATCGAGGACTACCGCGCCGGGGCCGACGACCGGCGGGCGTGGCTGGATCGGATGAATCACGCCCAACTGGGCGATCCGGCCAGGTTCGGGCCGGCGATCGCGCACCTGGTCGCCCTGGCCGATCCGCCCGTGCGGGTGGGTCTGGGCAGCGATGCGATTGCCGCCTTCACCGAACGGGCCGACCAGCTCACCGGCAGCGTGACCGAGTACGGCGAGCTGACCCGGTCCACCGACCTGGCCCCGGCCTGA